The sequence below is a genomic window from Setaria italica strain Yugu1 chromosome IV, Setaria_italica_v2.0, whole genome shotgun sequence.
TAGAGGTTTCAAGTTATCGCAGATAGGCCCTCAGTTTCTTTCACTATAGACCCTACAAGAACTAAAGCTTCTCAGATACGCCCctatggcggccggcggcgaggcgggcagCGTTCCGGCGATCTAGCGGCTAATCCATGCGAACAAGGGGCTGGGGTCGCgcgggtgctcaccgtgagggaCTTGGCGAGGGttggggcggcggtggaggctcGTCAGCGGCGAACGGACTTGGGGAAGAAGGGTAGGTACAGCAGCGAAGATCTTCGGCATTTCGGTGCCGGTGAGCTTCTTGGCGGCCAACAAGCGGTGGGAGGAGCTTCGCGTGGTTGCTGCAGAGTTAGCGAGGGCGGTGTCGAGCGGCGGGGCAGCACGAAGGTGGGGTCTCCACGGTGGCTTGCATGGCGGCGCTTGGAGCAGAGGAGCGTGTGAGCTTTCGCGTGAGGGGGAAGTGGCGCAGGCGGCGCAATGTCGCCTTTTATAGCGGTGGTGAGGTCCTGCGGGGCTGTGTGGAGCCACGGGCGGGCTTGGCGTGGTGGAAGGCGAGCGGGGAGCAGCTGGCCGGGGTGCCAttgggcggcggccatggttgGCCGGACGGAGCGTAGGCTCGGGGAGGGAATCTCCCGATCATTGGGCCCGAGCGATTTTGGGGTTGCTCGATGCGTTTTGCCACGCGAGGCAATTGGCCAGTAGCAGGCGCTGTCCGGTCACGTCGTGATGGCGGTTGGTGTAGCGAGCTTGGCCAGCGGGCGGCGTCGCCATGGCCGAGAGAGGTGGCGCGAGTGCGGCATGGGATAGGGCGGAGAAGATCGAGTGTCAGGGGCGGGGATGTGCGCGGCGTGGGGTTGGCCAGCTCGGGCGTCGACCCACCCTGTCGCGGCCCCAGATTGGCCGatggcgagctcgccggtgtGGTCGTGCCACGGGGCGGGTGGCGAGCGGCGTGCTCTAGCGAAAGGAGTGCAACTCGGTGGCGAGCGGCGTGCTCTAGCGAAAGGAGTGCAACTCGGTTCAGGCGAAAGGCCGGTTTTTGGGACGCAATTTCATGTGAAAACTCAAACAAAGTCAAAAATCTTCCAAACTATAACTTGTTGTCCTTATATATCAAAGTTTAAAATTTACAGAAGGTtctagttcaaatttgaatcagATTTGAAATTATAAGGGTTCAAAGTTGGGTAGAACGCCTGTTTTCCCATACGCAATTCTACAGTTTTGAGCTTATTTTAGTGATTTGGCTATTTTTGACTTGAAATTTGAATGGTTTCTAACCTGAATTTGGCCAAGTCTTAATTGAAGGAGTAGTTTTATAAACTTatttctcaaactcttataaaggagTTTTTTTAAAATTAGTTTAAATTTTGTGAGTAAACTGCCTGCCAAGATACATATTTCCGTATTAGCACCATTTGAAGGTTTGGGCTGAGTTGACAATTTTGGTCGCCTTTGACCCGATTTTCTAGGGGTTTTTATTGAGATTTGGCCTTGGGTCAAATAAGTGAATTTGTAATAGACTTGTAGTACTTAAACTCCTATAAAGGGTTTGACTTGACTCGagtttatatacaaatttgtgaAAAACAGAGCTGCCAAATTGAGGATTTTCACTGTTTTCAGCATAGTTTTGAAGTGAGTTTGAATTGCTACTAATTTtaattctagtttttgaacttcttcctctccaaattagccgaagtgctaataagaaaagttgttgggtttgtaaagttttacaactcttagatTGATAAAAATTCAAGTTCCGatataaaatttcaagttttaaatTGACCCCAAATTAAACTTTAAAAGGGCAATTTGGACCTTTCATGTGTTAATTGAGTTTCTAATTACCCTAATTAAGCTTAAGCAAGGTTAATTTAGTTAGGGTTGTCACATTGACTCACTATCTTTGTAACATCCTTGTCATCTTCGGTCCTTCCTAACGCATGACAAACATATCATTCTTGACTAGGGAGGCAGGGACTACACGACAGGGAGACCATTTCAATCTAGTCATAGAGTATAACTTCTTTGGGAGATTTACACCACGGGTGCACATCCTTTTACACTAATGGTGCAGCAGTTTCAACACAGCAGCAAAAAGAGGATGCGACCGTTCTAGCACAAACCCTAACCTCTTTTTGGTAGGGTGGCAGGGCTCAGGAAAATTTGCAAAATTGGTGGCCACATTGCATCGCCATCACATCAACCTTGATGAGGTTCTCAGCGTACTACCAGTGTTGGGCTTGAATTTCCCCCATTAAACACCTAGGTCTTCTGTAGCGATAAGCAGGGGCGACCCACGGCCCGGCGACCCTGGGCGCCGACCCGGGCTCCATAGCAGAAGTGCATTGCAATTTGCAGGTAGGCTATTGAGCCGGGCAAAAGAAATACCTTTAGCACGACACACAACAAAGGCAAGCACCACTGCACGTCTGCATACTGCACAGGCTCCAAGCAATCGCTAGGTCCGCCACTGGCGATAAGGAGGCTTTCAAAGTTTTCATTCACATCCACTTCAATATAAAACCGCTCTAGCCTTTCACTACCCATTGGTAGCGTGAACCGACATAGCAAATGTGTATCCCTGCGGGTTTTCATCCATTTCAATCATTTGAGCATGTGAGGGCTTCTAAATGAGACAGCACGGACAAGGTGCTTTATCCCTTGTTTACTTGAGGCCCGAATTGGCCTTTGTACAGTAATTGGGCCACCTTTTGGGAGTTTTCAAGTAAACGGGCTGCCAAAGTTGGGTCCAAATTCGGCCTCTGGATGTCCCGATTTCGACCCAAACTTCGACACCTATTACCACCGGCCACGCGCAGAACCCTAGCACTGCCCCCagtccctctccctctccccctgcGCCGCTTTCCGCTCCCCCgccgctctccctctcccctgcCGCTCGCCCTGACCCCGCTgctctccccctcccccgcggcgctcgccccctcccccgccgctctccttctcccccgccgctcgccctgacCCCGCCGCTGTCCCCCTCCCCCGCGGCGgtcgccccctcccctgccACTCTCCGTCTCCCCCACCGCTCACCTCGCCGCCTGCGCTCGAATAGAGCACTGCAGCACCAGATCTAGGACGTTCTCCGTCGGATCCACCACGGCCTGTCCCGGATCCACCGTTCTTGACCCCGTCCGCGGCGATGGACGACTTCAACAGCGACGGGAACGGCTCCGAGTTCCTCCCGGGCGGGTCCGGGTACCTCAGGGCCTTCAACGCCGGTGGATCCAGAGTCCCCGCGGCCTTCCTCTCCGGCGGATCCGGCCCACCCACGGGCTTCACAGCGGGCGGATCCAGAGTCCCCGCGGGCTTCGTCACCGGCGGATCCAGCAACCCCGCCGCCTACAACGGCGGGGGATACGGCGATTCTTCGGGGGTGGACTTCGGCAGCGCCCCCGAGCACGATGGTGGCCACCGCACAAGGACCTTCTTCTCCCTGGCGCCGCCGGGCACAGGGACCGAATCGTACAACCCCTACTCCTCCGGGCCGCATCACATGTCATCGTCCACCGTGCCCACCCCAAGCCACCTGGGCATGTCGGGCCTGAACCTCAACGCCTCCTCCGGGTGGGCGCACATGGACGACTACGAAGGCATCCTTCGCTCCGGCCACCAAGGCGCAGCAGGCGACAGCAGCCGGGCCCCCCGTCCCCGCCGAGAGGCTTCCGGTAGCGGTGGTCAGGCCGCGGCTCCCGGGCATCGGCAACGGCGACCTGTAGCCACGGGCCGCGGTTCCCGGCGTCGAGGCGCGGCTGAAGCAGTTGATGGCGACAACACTTCGGTACTTGCTGCCTGACCCCCTCTTTCCTTCCATGATCTGGTCAACTGGTTTGCATGAAATGTGTATGATAGTCATGTGTGTAGGATAGTCATGGTTACTGTCAATAGGAGTTCATGCATTCCTGTTTTAATTACATTGTGCACAGATTGCATTGCTGTTTCATGCATTGCTGTTTCAATTACATTGTGCACAGACTGAGCGAACCAGGGCCAAGTGGACCAAAGAGGACACTCAGTTGTTTTGTGAGCTTTACTGCCAGCAGATTGACTTGGGTAACTGCAAGAATGGGAACATGAGCAAGTGGGGCTGGATAGATGTTAGGGATAAGTTCCTAGAGGCCACAGGGAAGTTTAGAAACAGCGAGCAGTTTGGTTACAAGTACAGGCAGTTGAAGTCGATGTGGACATTCATCGACCATCTTCGCACCAAGTGCACAGGCTTGGGGCACAGAGAAGATGGCTCTGTTGTTGCTTCTGACAAGTGGTGGGAGGAGAAGACAAGGGTAACTAATCTGTCAAGCCTCATTGTGTAATTACAACAGATGTGTACTACCTTCTGAAGTTTATGTGTGGGTTGTATTTGCATTGCAGGGGCACGCCGACTGGTATGAGTTGAAGGACGGATGGCCAGAATACATTGACCAGATGGACCGGAGTGTTCAGTGGGGTTGCAGTGACTGGAGAGACCTCCTTTGTTCCAGGGGTCAACCGGCAGATTAGCTTCATCTCTAGCGGCGAGGAAGATGACGCTGAAGCTGACGGTGGCAGCCCTCTGAGCTGTGCGACCCCAGTCAGCACTGGGAGCAAGAGGAGCACCAGCAGCTTGCGCAGCACAGCTACAAGCCCCACCAAGAAGAACAAGGGCAGCACACCTCGCAACCAGACAAATGTGAAGTCGTCTTATGATATAATGATAGCTGTATTGGAAAGGGCGGTGGTCGATAACAAAAAGGGCATTGATGAGGTACTGGAGAAGAGGAAACAAGAAAGGGAGGCTAGGCAGGCACAGCAGGAACAATCAAGGGAGGCTATGCTGGCCCAGCTGCAACAAGCAAGGGAAGTTAGGATGGCACAGCAGGTTCATGGAATGGATGgtaagaaagaagagaaagaagaaaggcgTGCTAGGAAAGAAGAACAGAAACAAGTTACAGATGCAGCAAAAGAGCTTGGAGTGCACCTCATGGATGCACATCTATGGAATGGTGTGGTCAAGATCTGCATGCATGACGATCTACGCAACATCTTCCTGTGCACACCTGATGAAGCAAGGCTATCCATGATCAAGCAATATGCTGCTACGGTCTAATACCAGACCCTAACATCCATGCATTGTTTAGTTATTGTCGCTTTAGTACTGTTGGCATGATGGCCTGTCTTTTGTGTGTGATGGTCATGGCATGTAGGTCATTTCAGTTGTTGTGGTCATTATTTAAGCTGTGATGATGAACTATGAGGAACTATGTTAGCACATGTTTAATTACAAGAATGGTTCTTTCCTTTAGTAATGTTTATtattatttctgaaaatgattgCCTCTGTGTGAGATGAATGAGTGTTTGAATGGAGGTAGCAGGCTTTAGTAATGTTGGTACAAATTGAATTGAACTGACTGTGCCTGTCTTGTTTCCAATACCCAGGATGTTGAACCTTCTGATGCTACAGAAGATGATGGGTCACAAGGTCAAGCTGCACAAGATGAAGCCGTCCAAGATTATGCTGCacaagctgctgctgcagaaGAAGAAGCCGCAGAAGATGAAGCCTTACTACGTCTTGCCTTCCTAGATGAAGACTTCGAAGATGAATGTTCAGAAGATGAATTCGACGAAGTGCTGGAACTTTACAACAGTTGGTGGGATGACTGGTTGTCCATGGCGTGTCAACACGGTATGTATGCCTATGATATTCATGTGGACAAGTATTGCAATAGGCGGCCGTATAGGAATCCAGCCTTGACTGGGGAGCAATGGGTACTGAACAAGCTTGACAATGATTCAGCCTGCTACAATATGTTTAGGATGACCCCACACATGTTTCATAGGCTACATGATTTGTTGACATCTCAGTATGGTCTTAGAACATCTAACAGAACCAGCACTATTGAGGCTCTAGGATTGTTCCTTTGGATATGTGGGGCACCGCAATCAGTTAGGCAAGCAGAGGATAGATTCAAGAGATCACTAGCCACTGTTCATAGACTATTTTACAAAGTCCTCAATAGTCTAGTAGACTTATCTGCCGACATAATTAAACCTCGTGACCCACACTTTAGATCAATGCATCCTAGGCTGCAAAACAATCGGTTCTACCCTGAATTCAAGGGttgcataggagcaatagaTGACACTCACATCCCTATTGTTGTGCCTAGTGGAAAGTTTATGCAACACATGTGTAGGAAGGGCAAGACAACCCAGAATGTCATGGCTGCCTGTGACTTTGATATGGTCTTTACTTTTGTCCTTGCTGGGTGGCCGGGTTCGGTTCATGACATGAGGGTGTTTGACGATGCAATGTCAACTTACAGAGACCACTTCCCAATGCCACCTAGAGGTACACAGCCCTGTTTCCCACTCATTACTGTTTTCTAATTGCACTATCGTAAACTTACAGGTATGTACTCTTCATATAGACAAATACTACTTGGTGGACTCGGGGTATGCAAACCGAACCGGCTTCCTGGCTCCGTACCGGCAGGCCAAGTATCACATCCAAGACTTCCAAAATGCGCCCGAACCACAAGGTATGAAGGAGATATTCAACTTCGCACATTCATCTCTTAGAAATGTGATTGAAAGGGCGTTTGGAGTGTTGAAAATGAAGTGGTGCATATTGTTGGACATCCCGGCCTATCCACCTAAAACACAGACAATGAtaatatgtgcatgcatggcgtTGCACAACTTTATTAGGATTAATGGTGACTTTGATAGTCACTTTGGTATAGTAGACAACAACATAAATTATGTGCCTGTTGAAGGCACTCAGGATCAGCCACATACAATTCCTGCGCCACAGAGCGCGGACATGGCAAGCATGAATGCATTCTGAGACATGCTTGCTGAACATTTGTTTGCTAGGTcttgaataatttgtgattgagGACATGTCATTGTTGATGTACTTTGTCATTCCATGTAACAGTTTTCGGTCTTGTTACTGTACCGGGTTGTGACTgtaataatttggaacggtgTTGTGACTGTAATAATTTGTTGATGTACTTGAGATATTTTCGTTGAAGGTTTGCTGTTGAAAATGCGATTGTGTTCTCCCCCTGAGCTGTTCATGCGTTTTTTGCATGTGTGCATGCATGGGCCATGCATAGATGTGCTGGGTTTAAATGCTCAAACAGTGAACTCCAAAGTTTCTGAAATTGGGAGCAACAGATTCTGTACAAAGGCCCAAATTCAGGCCAAACAGTaactcccaagttgggaggtcccAACTTGGGCAAGTAAATAAGGGCTTAGTTTATAGCTGTGATTTATGGATTGTACCTTTTCCATTCTTCATGAAAATTATCAAACTTGTATCTTGGAGCATCTGGATCATAGGAAACGGAGTGATCCACACCCCGCAACCACAGTTGACGTGGGCAAAGCTCCATTCAAGCATGAATTTGCAATGGTTATCcatggagaaaagaaaaggtattCTTCAGTCTCCACAGGTCCAATATTGGCTAGAATCTCTGTTACAATcagtttcttttgttttttttccattttgtaaaCTCTTTGTTATTTAATATCACTAATAGGGGCCATGTCCCTCCTGTTCCATAAAAAGTACTACATTCACGTCGAGGAGGTGCAGCAATTAGATCTTTTTGGCCTCGCAACCTATCTATTCATCTGGTCAAGTGATGAAGCCATCTCAGGGGAAGTTAAATGCAGAGTTTTGTGCTAAGCACACGTTCACGTTGTGtaattttatgaatttttttgAAGGTACAAATACATGTAGATATACAGTTAAATGTGTAGCTACTACCATGCATGTACGCATAAGAAAGCGGCCAGCACAAACCAAATTCGTTTTAACCATGGGCGCGCCATTTTGCTGGTCACTTGCTCTTGGCAAGTGGCGGGATGCTCTGCTCGTTCCTGAAGTAGTCGTCGGGGTCGATCTCGCCCTTCGCCATCGCGAGTCTCTGATAATTACCCTTGAAGTATTTCTGCCCCCACACCATTCCAGCCTGGTAGCTGCTGACGTTGCCTACAACGACGTTCTCGCCGAGGTCAAGGTCCCTGTAGTTGAAGTAGGCCTCCCTCGGGTTTGAGCTCACGTACGGCGCCATGAACGCGTAGAAGTCCCTTATCCACTTGGTCTGCACGGACCCGTCCGCCGTAGCCATGGGCCAGAAGTTCATGTACTGGATGTTGTACAGCACGCCGGCGCGGTGCGGGTACGGCGTCGCCGCCTCCGGCACGGCGGCGATCTGCCCGCCGTAGGGGTCCAGGATCATGAGCCCGGCGTTGGGCTGCGCGAGCTGGGTGAAGATGTTGGTCCACACGTCGCGGGGGATGGCCTTCCGGACGTAGTCCGACGTGGCCTTGTAGCCGCTGCTGAAGACGGACGCGGCGGTGGTCCGGTTCAGGAGGTCCTCCACGGTGGAACCGCTGCCGAGGTAGATGTAGGGCACGGATTGGATCCACGTCATCTCCTTGCAGTAGGTGCGGTTGAATTTGAGCTCCGGGAAGCGGCTGCTCATCAACGGCAGGAGTGCGTCGCAGGTGCCGAGGAACAGGGACTGGAAGTTGGCCGTCTTCTGCTGCACGACCACCCTGATCATGAGGTCGTCGGGCAGGGCCGGCGCGACCTGCTGCCACCTCGCGACCACGTCGACGGCGCCCTGGCTGGCGGTCACCGGGAGGTTGAACACCGTGACCTTGGGCGGCACGGGCACGAGCCTCACCTGCCACGACAGCACGACGCCGAAgctctcgccgctgccgccgcggatGGCCCAGAACACGTCGCTCCCCATGGTGTTCTTGTTGAGGAGCCTCCCCCTGGCGTCCACCAGCACGGCGTCGACGACGTGGTCGACAGCCAGGCCGTACTTGCGCAGCAGCATGCCGAAGCCAC
It includes:
- the LOC101753926 gene encoding berberine bridge enzyme-like 18 produces the protein MQALVLQSLQEEQKIMAMARSSLAPAFVVFALFCCYASTTVSSQASSSSDGFLKCLSASIPSQLVFTQSSPSFTPLLKSSIRNPKFFTPSTVRPLYIVTPTNASHVQAAVVCGRRSGMRIRVRSGGHDYEGLSYRAVRPEPFAVLDLSNLRAVRVDPQAATAWVDSGATLGELYYAVGKASGVLGFPAGLCPTVGVGGHFSGGGFGMLLRKYGLAVDHVVDAVLVDARGRLLNKNTMGSDVFWAIRGGSGESFGVVLSWQVRLVPVPPKVTVFNLPVTASQGAVDVVARWQQVAPALPDDLMIRVVVQQKTANFQSLFLGTCDALLPLMSSRFPELKFNRTYCKEMTWIQSVPYIYLGSGSTVEDLLNRTTAASVFSSGYKATSDYVRKAIPRDVWTNIFTQLAQPNAGLMILDPYGGQIAAVPEAATPYPHRAGVLYNIQYMNFWPMATADGSVQTKWIRDFYAFMAPYVSSNPREAYFNYRDLDLGENVVVGNVSSYQAGMVWGQKYFKGNYQRLAMAKGEIDPDDYFRNEQSIPPLAKSK